A region from the Triticum urartu cultivar G1812 chromosome 1, Tu2.1, whole genome shotgun sequence genome encodes:
- the LOC125551732 gene encoding protein SENSITIVE TO PROTON RHIZOTOXICITY 2-like, with product MFPDAGASPYFLQNQQQLFHGMNGIGVDAAFPGDGGGLAVPDSTHRSTLLYNLSVLKDKVQQLEPLVGHGHVVDPVVPGASAVVQEIIAAATSMLYALQHPYVLGALTTSGNHAATPEGVVDGHAKNGAADDDQDQQAMVDAMQLWQQQQHGGGHDIPGKSTEAAAVSSSTQATTAVDTAIIELDAAELLAKYTHYCQVCGKGFKRDANLRMHMRAHGDEYKSKAALANPTTRLFATSGEDAAAGRPRNSKYSCPQDGCRWNRRHAKFQPLKSVICAKNHYKRSHCPKMYVCNRCNRKHFSVLSDLRTHEKHCGDHRWICSCGTTFSRKDKLAGHVSLFAGHQPVAPLAPGSGRHGKRSSLLSPSSDDLAGNCTNTGFSITPTT from the coding sequence ATGTTCCCAGATGCCGGTGCAAGCCCATACTTCCTACAAAACCAGCAGCAGCTCTTCCATGGAATGAATGGCATCGGGGTGGACGCCGCCTTCCCCGGAGACGGCGGAGGGCTGGCGGTGCCCGACAGTACCCACCGCAGCACCCTGCTGTACAACCTGTCCGTGCTCAAGGACAAGGTGCAGCAGCTGGAGCCGCTCGTCGGCCACGGCCACGTCGTCGACCCCGTGGTGCCCGGAGCCAGCGCCGTCGTCcaggagatcatcgccgcggctACATCCATGCTGTACGCCCTGCAGCACCCTTACGTCCTCGGCGCGTTGACAACATCCGGTAATCATGCGGCCACGCCGGAGGGTGTGGTCGACGGCCATGCAAAGAACGGCGCAGCGGATGATGACCAAGACCAGCAGGCCATGGTGGATGCCATGCAGCTGTGGCAGCAGCAGCAACATGGCGGCGGGCACGACATCCCCGGAAAGTCCACGGAGGCGGCCGCCGTGTCATCGTCGACGCAAGCGACGACGGCGGTGGACACGGCGATCATCGAGCTAGACGCGGCCGAGCTGCTGGCCAAGTACACGCACTACTGCCAGGTGTGCGGCAAGGGGTTCAAGCGCGACGCCAACCTGCGCATGCACATGCGCGCGCACGGCGACGAGTACAAGAGCAAGGCGGCGCTCGCCAACCCGACCACCAGGCTGTTCGCGACCTCCGGCGAGGACGCCGCCGCCGGGAGACCAAGGAACAGCAAGTACTCGTGCCCGCAGGACGGGTGCCGGTGGAACCGGAGGCACGCCAAGTTCCAGCCGCTCAAGTCGGTCATCTGCGCCAAGAACCACTACAAGCGCAGCCACTGCCCCAAGATGTACGTCTGCAACCGCTGCAACCGCAAGCACTTCTCCGTCCTCTCCGACCTCCGCACCCACGAGAAGCACTGCGGCGACCACCGCTGGATATGCTCCTGCGGCACCACCTTCTCCCGCAAGGACAAGCTCGCCGGCCATGTCTCCCTCTTCGCAGGCCACCAGCCCGTCGCGCCGCTCGCTCCCGGCAGCGGCAGGCACGGCAAGAGATCCTCGTTATTGTCCCCGTCCTCCGACGACCTTGCTGGAAACTGCACCAACACCGGCTTCTCCATTACTCCTACTACATGA